A genomic window from Carboxydothermus pertinax includes:
- a CDS encoding permease has product MLNSFADLVTYKLLGLLKGSPLGEAVHFFIYDTIKIFLLLTVIIFVVSYLRSYITPEKTRKVLSGRFGFLGNILAALFGIVTPFCSCSAVPLFIGFVEAGVPLGVTFSYLVSAPMVNEVALVMLLGMFGVKVALIYVASGLVIAIISGIIIGKLKLEHWVEDYVYQIKMGEQAATSHGMTFAQRVEFAKFATKDILKKVWPYVVVAITIGGFMHGYVPTDFFIKYAGKGQFWAVPFAVLLGIPLYSNAAGVIPIVKVLFEKGVALGTVLAFMMSVTALSLPEMIILRKVLKPKLLATFVSIVGFGILLTGYLFNAIF; this is encoded by the coding sequence ATGCTTAACAGTTTTGCCGACCTTGTAACTTATAAACTTTTGGGCCTCTTAAAAGGAAGTCCCTTAGGGGAAGCAGTTCACTTTTTTATTTACGATACCATAAAGATTTTCCTTTTACTTACCGTAATTATCTTTGTCGTTTCCTATCTACGCTCGTATATCACCCCGGAAAAGACCCGGAAGGTTTTAAGCGGCAGATTTGGATTTTTGGGTAATATCCTCGCAGCCTTATTTGGAATTGTTACGCCCTTTTGCTCCTGTTCCGCCGTTCCCCTGTTTATCGGCTTTGTCGAAGCCGGAGTACCGTTAGGAGTTACTTTCTCTTATCTCGTTTCCGCCCCAATGGTCAACGAAGTAGCTTTGGTCATGCTTTTAGGGATGTTTGGGGTTAAAGTGGCATTAATTTACGTTGCTTCCGGCTTAGTAATTGCCATAATTTCAGGTATAATCATCGGCAAACTTAAGCTTGAGCACTGGGTGGAAGACTACGTTTACCAGATTAAAATGGGAGAACAAGCTGCTACATCCCATGGGATGACTTTTGCCCAAAGAGTAGAATTCGCAAAGTTTGCTACCAAAGACATTCTTAAAAAAGTTTGGCCTTATGTTGTAGTTGCCATCACCATAGGCGGCTTTATGCACGGCTATGTCCCCACCGACTTTTTTATCAAATACGCCGGCAAAGGTCAATTTTGGGCCGTACCCTTTGCGGTACTCTTGGGTATTCCCCTTTACTCTAACGCCGCCGGTGTCATCCCCATTGTTAAAGTCCTATTTGAAAAAGGAGTGGCTTTGGGCACCGTTTTAGCCTTCATGATGTCGGTAACGGCCTTAAGCCTTCCGGAAATGATTATTTTAAGAAAAGTTTTAAAGCCTAAGCTTTTAGCAACTTTTGTGAGCATAGTTGGTTTTGGGATTTTATTAACCGGTTATTTATTTAATGCTATTTTTTAA
- a CDS encoding thioredoxin family protein, producing MEIKILGMGCVNCEKLERMVFNALAELNIDACVQKVQDIPEIMKYGVMSTPGLVINEKVVLSGRVPSKAELEKILLEHVNR from the coding sequence ATGGAAATTAAAATCTTGGGAATGGGCTGTGTTAACTGCGAAAAGCTGGAAAGAATGGTTTTTAACGCTTTAGCCGAACTAAACATCGACGCCTGCGTTCAAAAAGTTCAAGATATTCCGGAAATAATGAAGTACGGGGTAATGTCCACACCGGGCCTGGTCATTAACGAAAAAGTCGTTTTATCCGGAAGAGTCCCCTCCAAAGCAGAACTGGAAAAAATCCTTTTAGAGCATGTCAACCGGTAA
- a CDS encoding cytochrome c biogenesis CcdA family protein, with protein MIVFLGGIATSFTPCILGMIPLIIGYTGGYAGRSPGKGFIYSLFFVLGLATTLTLLGVGIGVLGTFIKSRLFAFNFILGIVAILMGLAVMGLYTISLPGLKRMPVKGTGLFSSYLMGLFFGLSASPCATPVLIVIVTYALAKASPLFGGALLFSYSFGHGLPLILAGTFSAFLGKITSLGRYGEIINYIFGGILILYGLYLLFGQVF; from the coding sequence GTGATTGTTTTTCTTGGCGGAATTGCTACCAGTTTTACTCCGTGTATTTTGGGGATGATTCCTTTGATTATAGGTTATACCGGTGGTTATGCGGGACGATCGCCCGGAAAAGGGTTTATCTACTCGTTATTTTTTGTTTTAGGTCTGGCAACTACCCTTACCCTTTTAGGAGTAGGAATTGGGGTTTTAGGAACTTTTATTAAAAGCCGGTTATTTGCTTTTAATTTTATCTTAGGTATAGTCGCAATTTTAATGGGGCTTGCGGTTATGGGCCTTTATACAATAAGTCTTCCTGGCTTAAAAAGGATGCCGGTAAAAGGTACGGGACTTTTTTCTTCGTACCTAATGGGCTTATTTTTTGGCTTATCCGCCAGCCCCTGTGCCACGCCGGTTTTAATTGTTATTGTAACTTATGCGCTGGCTAAAGCATCGCCTTTATTTGGCGGGGCGCTCCTGTTTTCCTACAGCTTTGGCCACGGTCTACCCTTAATCTTAGCCGGTACTTTTTCGGCCTTTTTGGGCAAGATTACTTCCTTGGGGCGGTACGGGGAAATAATTAATTATATTTTTGGCGGGATACTGATTTTATATGGACTGTATCTTTTGTTTGGGCAGGTGTTCTAA
- a CDS encoding glycerol-3-phosphate acyltransferase: protein MVILLAIIEFLCGSLMFSYWLGVMAGKKLEEVRDGNPGAFNLWCAAGYKVGFWGAFLDFFKGYFPLVYFFNRGYLDSEVTLAVVAIAPVLGHAFSPFLKFKGGKALAATFGVWSAVTSFKASFAYAVTLGFLKGLERIFYWGSPSLPERDAVLDILGFAFLGAFFLTGIFAGNLFYLWCLNFLLLFYKRKRDFAILLGKVRVKS from the coding sequence ATGGTTATTTTGTTAGCAATTATTGAGTTTTTGTGTGGTTCGTTAATGTTTTCTTACTGGTTGGGGGTCATGGCGGGCAAAAAGTTAGAAGAAGTGCGGGATGGCAATCCGGGAGCATTTAATCTTTGGTGTGCAGCAGGATATAAAGTTGGTTTTTGGGGTGCTTTTTTGGATTTTTTCAAGGGGTACTTCCCCCTTGTTTATTTCTTTAATAGGGGGTATCTTGATAGCGAGGTAACACTTGCTGTTGTGGCAATAGCACCGGTTTTAGGTCATGCATTTTCTCCTTTTTTAAAGTTTAAAGGAGGAAAAGCGTTAGCGGCCACTTTTGGAGTGTGGAGTGCGGTTACGTCTTTTAAAGCTTCCTTTGCTTACGCGGTGACCTTGGGGTTTTTAAAAGGTTTAGAACGAATTTTTTATTGGGGTAGCCCGTCCCTTCCAGAACGGGATGCAGTGCTTGATATCCTCGGTTTTGCCTTTTTGGGAGCATTTTTTCTTACGGGAATTTTTGCCGGTAACCTTTTTTACCTCTGGTGTCTGAATTTTCTTTTGTTATTTTACAAACGAAAACGAGACTTTGCAATTTTACTCGGAAAAGTCAGAGTTAAGTCATAA
- a CDS encoding ArsR/SmtB family transcription factor, with the protein MEDLVNILKALADTHRLRLFLELTRREMGVCEAISLLGLSQPAVSHHLKVLKQAGLIKNEKQGKIIFYYATPEAVQLLEKELGGFLGKIRKLLETPVKPSPLREQPDLCEFLGFKKEVCEEGEEL; encoded by the coding sequence TTGGAAGACCTTGTTAACATTTTAAAAGCTTTGGCTGATACCCATCGACTACGACTTTTTTTAGAGTTAACGCGACGGGAAATGGGGGTATGTGAGGCGATTTCTCTTTTGGGGTTATCGCAGCCGGCCGTTTCCCACCATTTAAAAGTTTTAAAGCAAGCCGGGCTTATTAAAAACGAAAAACAGGGGAAAATTATTTTTTATTATGCCACTCCTGAGGCGGTGCAACTTTTGGAAAAGGAATTGGGAGGATTTTTGGGGAAGATTCGAAAATTACTGGAGACTCCGGTAAAACCTTCGCCCCTCAGAGAACAACCGGATTTATGCGAATTTTTAGGATTTAAAAAAGAAGTCTGTGAGGAAGGAGAGGAGTTATGA
- the hisIE gene encoding bifunctional phosphoribosyl-AMP cyclohydrolase/phosphoribosyl-ATP diphosphatase HisIE yields MELKFDEKGLIPAVVQDINTKEVLMVAYMNEESLKKSLETGETWFYSRSRNALWHKGETSGNTQEIVEIRYDCDADCLLIKVKQKGVACHTGSYSCFFRTLWEAKEEKEDLNAVLAKLWQIILDRKEKLPEGSYTAKLFKKGVDKVAQKVGEEAVETVIAAKNEDKGELIYEASDLVYHLLVLLAARDIALGDIAEELKKRFK; encoded by the coding sequence ATGGAGCTTAAATTTGACGAAAAAGGCTTGATTCCGGCGGTGGTACAGGATATAAATACCAAAGAAGTTTTAATGGTAGCGTATATGAATGAAGAAAGCTTAAAAAAATCCCTGGAGACCGGCGAGACGTGGTTTTACAGCCGCTCCCGCAACGCTTTATGGCATAAAGGCGAGACGTCCGGTAATACCCAGGAAATTGTGGAAATACGGTATGATTGTGACGCTGACTGTTTATTAATAAAAGTAAAGCAAAAGGGTGTAGCGTGTCATACCGGAAGTTATAGCTGTTTTTTTAGGACCCTTTGGGAAGCAAAGGAGGAAAAAGAAGATTTAAATGCGGTTTTAGCTAAACTCTGGCAGATTATCCTTGACCGGAAAGAAAAACTACCGGAGGGTTCATATACGGCAAAGTTATTTAAAAAAGGAGTTGATAAAGTTGCCCAGAAAGTGGGCGAAGAAGCGGTGGAAACGGTGATTGCCGCTAAAAATGAAGATAAAGGGGAATTAATTTATGAAGCTTCCGATTTAGTTTATCATTTATTGGTTTTACTGGCGGCAAGGGATATTGCTCTTGGCGATATTGCGGAGGAACTAAAAAAACGTTTTAAATAA
- the hisF gene encoding imidazole glycerol phosphate synthase subunit HisF, with translation MLTVRIIPCLDVNKGRVVKGVNFLNLVDAGDPVELAAFYDRAGADEVVFLDITASHEGRKTMVEVARRTATTLTIPFTIGGGIGSIDDIRTLLASGADKVSINSAAVKNPRLISEAALKFGSQCIVVAIDAKRRSDGGFEVYIHGGRTPTGLDAVTWAKEVEKLGAGEILLTSMDRDGTKDGYDLELTRAIADAVKIPVIASGGVGELSHFYEGVALGHASALLAASVFHFGKFTIKEVKRYLKERGIPVRLGDTGNGA, from the coding sequence ATGCTAACGGTACGGATTATACCTTGCCTTGATGTAAATAAAGGGCGGGTGGTAAAAGGAGTAAATTTTTTAAACCTGGTGGACGCTGGAGATCCGGTGGAGCTGGCCGCTTTTTACGACCGGGCAGGAGCCGATGAAGTCGTATTTTTGGATATTACCGCTTCCCATGAAGGACGAAAAACTATGGTGGAAGTAGCCCGGCGGACGGCCACCACCCTTACCATTCCGTTTACGATAGGCGGTGGCATCGGAAGTATCGATGATATCCGGACACTCCTTGCGTCGGGGGCGGACAAAGTTTCGATAAATTCGGCGGCGGTGAAAAATCCCCGACTTATTAGTGAGGCGGCCCTAAAGTTTGGCAGCCAGTGTATTGTGGTGGCTATTGATGCCAAAAGAAGAAGTGACGGGGGTTTTGAAGTTTATATCCACGGTGGGAGAACTCCTACCGGTTTAGATGCTGTGACCTGGGCCAAAGAGGTGGAAAAGCTTGGAGCCGGGGAGATTTTGCTGACGAGTATGGACCGGGATGGTACTAAAGATGGGTATGACTTAGAACTTACCAGGGCTATTGCCGATGCGGTGAAAATTCCGGTAATTGCCTCAGGCGGAGTAGGGGAGCTTTCCCATTTTTACGAAGGGGTGGCTTTGGGGCACGCTTCGGCTCTTTTAGCCGCTTCGGTGTTTCACTTTGGTAAATTTACCATTAAAGAAGTAAAAAGGTATTTAAAAGAGCGGGGGATACCGGTCAGATTGGGGGATACAGGAAATGGAGCTTAA
- the hisA gene encoding 1-(5-phosphoribosyl)-5-[(5-phosphoribosylamino)methylideneamino]imidazole-4-carboxamide isomerase, whose protein sequence is MILIPAIDLMGKKVVRLTQGELARKKEYSLSPVELALKYQEAGAKLIHIVDLDRAFFGESENFEVIAQIIKKVSVPVEVGGGIRSIESFQELIDLGVSRVIIGTVAVTNSELLEEMLKISSEKVAVGIDAKNGMVAIKGWVESSNYRAVELAHKVKEMGVTTIIYTDIARDGSLTGPNFTETLKLYEETGLKVIASGGVSGLNDLKRWRELGENKIYGVIAGKAILEGKIDLKEGIRLLEGEF, encoded by the coding sequence ATGATTTTAATACCGGCAATTGATTTAATGGGGAAAAAAGTGGTGCGGTTAACCCAGGGAGAATTGGCGCGAAAAAAAGAATATTCTCTTTCCCCGGTGGAACTGGCGTTAAAGTACCAGGAAGCAGGGGCAAAGTTAATCCATATCGTGGATTTAGACCGGGCTTTTTTTGGAGAAAGCGAAAACTTTGAAGTTATCGCCCAAATAATAAAAAAAGTATCCGTTCCGGTAGAAGTCGGAGGCGGGATAAGAAGTATCGAAAGTTTTCAGGAACTAATAGACCTTGGGGTCTCCCGGGTAATTATTGGCACGGTGGCTGTAACTAATTCCGAGCTTTTAGAGGAAATGCTGAAGATAAGCTCTGAAAAAGTGGCGGTAGGGATAGATGCTAAAAACGGTATGGTGGCTATTAAAGGTTGGGTGGAGAGTTCTAATTACCGGGCGGTGGAGCTTGCCCACAAGGTTAAAGAGATGGGTGTTACTACCATAATTTATACCGATATTGCCCGGGATGGTAGCTTAACCGGCCCCAATTTTACCGAGACTTTAAAGCTCTATGAGGAAACAGGTTTAAAAGTTATTGCTTCAGGCGGGGTTTCCGGCCTTAATGATTTAAAACGCTGGCGCGAACTTGGAGAAAACAAAATCTACGGGGTTATTGCCGGTAAAGCAATATTAGAAGGAAAGATTGATTTAAAGGAAGGCATACGCCTACTGGAAGGGGAGTTTTAA
- the hisH gene encoding imidazole glycerol phosphate synthase subunit HisH produces the protein MTVVVDYEMGNLLSVTKALTDLGYNPAITSEPKRILEEDIVILPGVGAFRDAVKNLREKGLFSVLKERAVLGRPILGICLGMQLLFTKSYEDGEYEGLDLIPGEVVRFQKAPKIPHMGWNDLLPQDASNSLFKNLNDYYVYFVHSYYANTDTKYVVAYAEYGEKFPAIVNRGKIFGFQFHPEKSGSVGRQILKNLREML, from the coding sequence GTGACGGTAGTAGTGGATTATGAAATGGGAAATCTTTTAAGCGTAACCAAAGCGCTTACGGATTTAGGTTATAATCCTGCCATTACTTCGGAACCCAAAAGAATTTTAGAGGAGGATATAGTAATCCTACCCGGGGTGGGGGCCTTTCGCGATGCGGTAAAAAACCTTCGGGAAAAAGGGCTGTTTTCGGTATTAAAAGAACGGGCAGTGTTAGGCCGGCCAATCTTAGGGATATGTCTTGGCATGCAGCTTTTATTTACTAAAAGCTATGAGGATGGCGAGTATGAGGGCTTAGACCTTATCCCCGGGGAAGTGGTCCGTTTTCAAAAGGCTCCCAAAATACCCCATATGGGGTGGAATGATCTTTTGCCTCAGGATGCAAGTAACAGCCTCTTTAAAAACTTAAACGATTATTATGTTTACTTTGTCCACTCTTACTATGCTAATACTGATACGAAGTACGTCGTAGCTTATGCTGAATACGGGGAAAAATTTCCGGCAATAGTAAACCGGGGAAAAATTTTTGGTTTTCAGTTTCACCCGGAAAAAAGCGGGTCGGTGGGGCGGCAAATACTTAAGAATTTGAGGGAGATGCTATGA
- the hisB gene encoding imidazoleglycerol-phosphate dehydratase HisB — protein sequence MRRAEVQRTTLETLINVEFSLDGNGEFSGTSGLGFFDHMLTLFCKFGGFNLNLSCQGDLDVDDHHTVEDIGLVLGEAFSKALGDKKGIARFASGFYPMDEALMLVAVDISGRPYLAFEAEFPPVLAGKFNYQMIEEFFRAFVQKAGITLHVREIAGKNLHHKAEAIFKGVGRTLKVAVTLEGDTLPSTKGVI from the coding sequence ATGAGGCGGGCAGAGGTACAACGAACAACTTTAGAAACTCTGATTAATGTGGAGTTTTCATTAGACGGAAACGGAGAGTTTTCCGGAACTTCAGGCCTTGGCTTTTTTGACCACATGCTCACCCTGTTTTGTAAATTTGGCGGGTTTAATTTAAATCTTTCCTGCCAGGGCGACTTGGATGTGGATGACCACCATACGGTGGAAGATATTGGTCTGGTTTTGGGGGAAGCGTTTTCTAAAGCTTTAGGGGATAAAAAGGGAATTGCCCGCTTTGCTTCGGGTTTTTATCCGATGGACGAGGCGTTAATGCTGGTAGCGGTTGATATTTCCGGACGGCCGTATCTTGCCTTTGAGGCCGAGTTTCCGCCGGTTTTGGCAGGTAAATTTAACTACCAGATGATTGAAGAGTTTTTCCGGGCGTTCGTGCAAAAAGCCGGGATTACGTTACATGTCCGGGAAATTGCGGGCAAAAACTTACACCATAAAGCCGAGGCAATTTTTAAAGGGGTGGGACGCACCTTAAAAGTTGCAGTTACCTTGGAGGGAGATACCCTTCCTTCCACTAAAGGAGTGATTTAA
- the hisC gene encoding histidinol-phosphate transaminase gives MNKPRYFKESLARLKPYEPHLVPYNIKLDANENPYPFPGSLLDEIFTKIGSKDFPLYPDPLSSRLRKKLAEKLGVLPENIVLGNGSDELILCLYLAFGGQGRTALGFSPSFVMFWHHAFVTQTEFREVPYRDDFSFDLKKALKTIEEQKPHLVFLANPNNPTGSLVDLKTIEKLLAFDHLLIVDEAYVEFSGVSAVELLKEYPNLVILRTFSKARALAGLRLGYLIANKEVIKEIIKVKNPYNVNIFSQIAGEVVLDNEEVFKEEIKEIIAEREKLFQQLIALGVRPVKSHANFILVEFGERAKTIHQELINQGILVRYLGGVLANYLRITVGTPEENRQLLKILEENL, from the coding sequence ATGAATAAACCAAGATACTTTAAAGAATCATTGGCCCGGTTAAAACCCTACGAACCTCATTTAGTGCCCTATAACATAAAACTCGATGCCAATGAAAATCCGTATCCTTTTCCCGGAAGTTTACTGGACGAAATATTTACTAAAATTGGTTCGAAGGATTTTCCTCTTTATCCAGATCCGTTGTCTTCCAGGCTCAGGAAAAAACTTGCGGAGAAGCTTGGGGTTTTACCGGAAAATATTGTTTTGGGAAATGGTTCTGATGAATTAATCCTTTGCCTTTATTTAGCTTTTGGCGGGCAGGGAAGAACAGCTCTGGGCTTTAGCCCATCCTTTGTAATGTTCTGGCATCATGCTTTTGTAACCCAAACTGAATTTAGGGAAGTCCCTTACCGGGATGATTTTAGCTTTGATTTAAAAAAGGCTTTAAAAACCATTGAAGAACAGAAACCGCATCTGGTATTTCTTGCCAATCCCAATAATCCCACGGGGAGTTTGGTGGATTTAAAAACTATTGAAAAGCTTTTAGCTTTTGACCACCTGTTAATCGTGGATGAGGCCTACGTGGAGTTTTCTGGTGTTTCTGCAGTGGAATTGTTAAAAGAATATCCAAACCTTGTAATTTTGCGGACCTTTTCCAAGGCCCGGGCGCTTGCGGGCTTAAGGCTTGGCTATTTAATTGCCAATAAGGAAGTAATAAAGGAAATTATTAAAGTAAAAAATCCCTACAACGTTAATATCTTTTCGCAAATTGCCGGTGAAGTGGTTTTAGATAACGAAGAGGTTTTTAAAGAGGAAATAAAAGAAATCATTGCCGAAAGGGAAAAGCTTTTTCAACAATTAATTGCCTTAGGTGTGAGACCGGTCAAAAGCCATGCTAATTTTATCTTGGTGGAATTTGGGGAAAGGGCGAAAACGATTCACCAGGAGTTAATTAACCAGGGCATCCTGGTACGGTATTTAGGTGGAGTTCTTGCTAATTATTTGCGGATAACTGTTGGTACTCCGGAAGAAAATCGACAACTTTTAAAAATACTGGAGGAAAACTTATGA
- the hisD gene encoding histidinol dehydrogenase has translation MKLILNKEELLSKYSRRKAMEEDLEQKVRKIIYEVAALGDEALLKYAREFDEFKGDLNNLKVTEEEITEAYKKVDNDFLKSLRKAILRVSAFHQKQLPKSWFTTEEKGNILGQIYTPVEVAGIYVPGGTAAYPSSVVMNAVPAKVAGVQRIVMVSPQKGERMNPYVLVAAREAGVTEIYRVGGAHAIAALAFGTKTIPKVDVITGPGNIYVTLAKKIVYGMVNIDMLAGPSEVVVIADSSSRPEYLAADMLSQAEHDPLASGVVITWDEELARRIAQKVEEYLLRLPRREIILEALESCGGIVVVRDKEEAFSLSNRLAPEHLELMLEEPFSYLPKVKNAGAIFLGNFSPEPMGDYLAGPNHVLPTSGTSRFYSPLAVDNFLKKSSVIYYSKEGFLEDAQDVIKLAETEGLFAHALAVKVRISNE, from the coding sequence ATGAAGTTAATCTTAAATAAAGAAGAGCTTTTAAGTAAATATTCCCGACGAAAAGCAATGGAAGAAGACTTAGAGCAAAAGGTAAGAAAAATTATTTATGAGGTGGCAGCTTTAGGGGATGAAGCGTTACTAAAGTACGCCCGGGAGTTTGATGAATTTAAAGGTGATCTAAATAATCTTAAAGTAACTGAAGAAGAAATAACAGAAGCTTACAAAAAGGTGGATAATGATTTTTTAAAGAGCCTTCGCAAAGCAATTTTGCGGGTATCCGCTTTTCACCAAAAGCAACTTCCCAAAAGCTGGTTTACTACTGAAGAAAAGGGTAATATTCTCGGGCAAATTTATACTCCGGTGGAGGTTGCCGGGATTTACGTACCGGGAGGGACGGCCGCCTATCCTTCGTCGGTGGTAATGAATGCGGTGCCGGCAAAAGTTGCCGGGGTGCAAAGAATTGTAATGGTTTCCCCCCAAAAAGGGGAACGGATGAATCCGTATGTTTTAGTAGCTGCCCGGGAAGCGGGGGTTACGGAAATCTACCGGGTAGGGGGGGCGCATGCTATTGCTGCTTTAGCTTTTGGCACGAAAACCATTCCTAAAGTAGACGTAATAACCGGACCGGGTAATATTTATGTTACATTAGCCAAAAAGATCGTTTACGGTATGGTCAATATCGATATGCTGGCCGGCCCCAGTGAAGTGGTGGTGATTGCTGATAGTTCCTCCAGACCTGAGTACCTGGCAGCGGATATGTTGTCCCAGGCCGAGCACGATCCCTTAGCCTCGGGAGTGGTTATTACCTGGGATGAGGAGCTGGCCCGGAGGATAGCGCAAAAAGTGGAAGAGTATCTTTTACGCTTGCCCCGCCGGGAGATAATTTTAGAGGCTTTGGAAAGTTGTGGAGGGATTGTAGTGGTTCGGGATAAAGAGGAAGCTTTTTCCCTTAGTAACCGGCTGGCGCCGGAGCATTTAGAGTTAATGCTAGAAGAGCCGTTTTCCTATTTACCAAAAGTAAAGAATGCGGGGGCCATTTTTTTGGGTAACTTTAGCCCGGAGCCAATGGGTGATTACCTTGCCGGACCAAACCACGTTTTGCCCACTTCCGGTACGAGTCGCTTTTATTCGCCCCTTGCGGTGGATAATTTCTTAAAGAAAAGTAGCGTCATTTATTATTCTAAAGAAGGCTTTTTGGAAGATGCTCAGGATGTTATAAAACTTGCCGAAACGGAAGGACTTTTTGCCCACGCCCTTGCGGTGAAGGTGAGGATTAGCAATGAATAA
- the hisG gene encoding ATP phosphoribosyltransferase, whose translation MKNGLTFALPKGNLFPDTVQLLFKAGLLKDKDILLDGRKLVIKDEPYTFIICRPTDIPTFVEYGAADLGIVGKDVIEEQRREIFELLDLQYGKCHFAVAAARDNPKVHDLGKLTEIRAASKFPEVTRRFFKGLGVRAEVIKMHGNVELAPLVGLADVIVDLVSTGRTLRENNLIEITKIMDITARLIANRVAARVYDREIKAIVKKFKNLVGGEKDEVNLK comes from the coding sequence ATGAAAAACGGTTTAACTTTTGCTTTACCTAAGGGAAATTTATTTCCGGATACTGTTCAACTTTTATTTAAGGCAGGCTTACTAAAAGATAAAGACATCCTTTTGGACGGTAGAAAACTTGTAATTAAAGATGAACCGTATACCTTTATTATTTGCCGGCCAACGGATATCCCGACCTTTGTGGAGTATGGAGCGGCCGATTTGGGTATAGTGGGTAAAGATGTGATTGAGGAGCAAAGACGGGAAATATTTGAACTATTAGATTTACAGTACGGGAAATGCCATTTTGCAGTGGCGGCAGCAAGAGATAATCCAAAAGTTCATGATTTGGGAAAACTTACGGAAATAAGGGCTGCCAGCAAATTTCCCGAGGTTACCCGTCGGTTTTTTAAAGGTCTTGGGGTGCGGGCGGAAGTTATCAAAATGCACGGAAATGTGGAGTTAGCGCCACTGGTGGGTTTGGCCGATGTAATTGTGGACCTGGTTTCTACCGGGCGAACTTTAAGGGAAAATAACTTAATTGAAATAACCAAGATAATGGATATTACTGCAAGGCTTATTGCCAACCGGGTGGCGGCCCGGGTTTATGACCGGGAGATTAAGGCAATAGTTAAAAAGTTTAAAAATTTAGTTGGGGGCGAAAAAGATGAAGTTAATCTTAAATAA
- the hisZ gene encoding ATP phosphoribosyltransferase regulatory subunit — translation MRENFKELPPGVRDYLPEEARVRRRLENLFVELVEKEGFQEILTPAFEYYETLRESQSESELIKFVDRTGELLALRGDMTTPIARVVSTKLKHQELPLKIFYAATVFSGNFSGRNRLREFKQLGIEVFGDITTKLEASLIKLMATYLLKAKVKNLEISLGHVDILVGLIEEYDLNQHFQEIKNALNQKDYVALEGILERAGKSQVVRESLVDFLQQRGGKSILKKAKKLIQHPKAQKAFTQLDEVLENLNYAGIKELKLDFSLVRDLNYYTGLVFEAYTPYLGYPLGGGGRYDFLLRKFGWDTPAFGFALGLERIMESIANSIDK, via the coding sequence ATGAGAGAAAATTTTAAAGAATTGCCGCCTGGAGTAAGAGATTATTTGCCAGAGGAAGCCCGGGTCCGAAGACGGCTTGAAAACTTGTTTGTAGAACTGGTGGAAAAGGAAGGGTTTCAGGAGATTTTAACCCCTGCCTTTGAGTATTATGAAACCTTACGGGAATCCCAGTCGGAATCCGAATTAATTAAATTTGTAGACCGTACCGGGGAGCTTTTAGCTCTTCGGGGAGATATGACTACTCCCATTGCCCGGGTGGTTTCTACTAAACTAAAACATCAAGAGCTGCCCCTGAAAATATTTTATGCGGCGACCGTTTTTTCTGGAAATTTTTCCGGTAGAAACAGACTTAGGGAGTTTAAACAGTTAGGGATTGAGGTTTTTGGGGACATTACTACTAAGTTAGAAGCATCTCTAATAAAGTTAATGGCGACTTATTTGCTAAAAGCCAAGGTCAAGAACCTGGAAATTTCGCTGGGACATGTGGATATTTTAGTCGGGCTCATTGAAGAGTATGATTTAAACCAGCACTTTCAGGAAATAAAAAATGCCTTAAACCAAAAAGATTACGTAGCCTTAGAAGGTATCTTAGAACGGGCCGGAAAAAGCCAGGTTGTCCGCGAAAGCCTGGTGGATTTTTTGCAGCAGCGGGGTGGTAAGTCAATTCTCAAAAAAGCAAAAAAACTAATTCAGCACCCCAAGGCGCAAAAAGCTTTTACCCAATTAGACGAAGTTTTAGAGAACCTAAATTACGCCGGTATCAAGGAATTAAAACTGGACTTTTCTTTAGTTCGGGATTTAAACTACTACACGGGACTGGTGTTTGAAGCTTATACCCCTTATCTTGGCTATCCCTTAGGGGGCGGGGGACGTTACGATTTTCTCTTAAGAAAATTTGGTTGGGATACTCCGGCCTTTGGTTTTGCCCTGGGCCTGGAAAGAATTATGGAAAGTATTGCTAATAGTATTGACAAATAA